Below is a window of Lacrimispora xylanolytica DNA.
ATTGGCAGGACGTATTGACGTCCTGCTTTTTTTGTTTTATTATAACACTGTTATATAACGGTGTTATAAATAGAAAAAGGAGAGGTTATGAGCGCTCAGAAAAACAATACCCGCCAGGACCTGTTGGAGGCGGGAATGCAGGAGTTTATGAAATACGGGTATGATGGAGCTTCCCTTCGAAGAATCGCGAAAGAGGCTTCTGTGACGACAGGAGCCATATACGGCTATTTTCCCAGTAAGGAAGCGTTGTTTGATGAATTAACAGGGGAAGCAGCTGATGGGCTTTTGGAGATGTACCTGCAGGCACATAAAGAGTTTGCCAAGCTGCCGCCCGAATTACAGGCAAATGCGTTAGATGATATTTCAGACCAATCAGCGCCTGCTATTGTCAATTACGTTTATGATCGATTTGACATATTTAAGCTGCTTTTCTTAAAAAGCAGTACCGGGTGGTGTGACAGCTATCTGGACCAGCTGGCGGAAATAGAGGAAGCCTCAAGCTGGGAGTTTATCAAAGTGATGAAATCACTGGGGCATGAGGTGATGGATATTGACAGTACCTTAATCCACATCATATCACGTTCCTTTTTTCTCCAGCTGCTGGAGTTTGTATCACATGATGTTCCCAGAGAAAAGGCGCTTTCTTATGCCTGCGCACTGGTACGGTTCCAGCACGCTGGCTGGAAGAAAATTATGGGGCTTTGATGCCCCATATTATTATTATGGACGATTAGTTAACACTAACTATGGAAGAACTGATAGATCGTCCGAAAGGGGAAAAATGAAAGATAAAAGTATAATCATGACAAAGCTTCCTGACACGAAAAAGGTTACTCTTATGACCTTTGCAGGAAACTACAAGTATCTCACCTGGCTAGGCTGCATCCTGTCAGGTATTAGTACCATAGTGGGGCTTTTTCCTTATATATACATGTGGCTGGCAGTAAAAGGG
It encodes the following:
- a CDS encoding TetR/AcrR family transcriptional regulator, with protein sequence MSAQKNNTRQDLLEAGMQEFMKYGYDGASLRRIAKEASVTTGAIYGYFPSKEALFDELTGEAADGLLEMYLQAHKEFAKLPPELQANALDDISDQSAPAIVNYVYDRFDIFKLLFLKSSTGWCDSYLDQLAEIEEASSWEFIKVMKSLGHEVMDIDSTLIHIISRSFFLQLLEFVSHDVPREKALSYACALVRFQHAGWKKIMGL